A single genomic interval of Notolabrus celidotus isolate fNotCel1 chromosome 13, fNotCel1.pri, whole genome shotgun sequence harbors:
- the lft1 gene encoding lefty1: MDFIRACLLCTALFGLAKSFTHEDMKDALLQKLGLDEVPKIHKRDLDNLVIPAHIRNKYLSMLKMHHSRRRRSLPSLAGILRGIPGNADISGEYVYSDTTRHRMVFDMEARIPDNSEVTMAELKLYQRASFHKRFAVERKNHRPVNNARVSIYWVEVLPNGSNRTSLIDSRLIPIHETGWKSFDVTQAVHYWSKSQQRTPMHLEVWIEGERPGSYAAEMAKSVRFTTQEQTDNTLGKPELILYTLNLEEYGSRGDCDVTQNKDTCCREQYFVNFRALTWTQYWIIEPAGYQAFRCTGGCKQPKRNYGYGERRCTVSESAPLPIMYLVKKGDYTEIEVAEFPNMIVERCSCTMDNMSTV; this comes from the exons ATGGATTTCATCCGCGCTTGTCTTCTTTGCACCGCTCTTTTTGGGCTCGCCAAATCTTTTACGCATGAGGATATGAAGGACGCATTGCTGCAAAAACTTGGATTAGATGAAGTTCCTAAAATCCACAAGAGGGATTTGGACAATCTAGTTATTCCGGCGCATATCAGGAACAAGTACTTGTCTATGCTCAAGATGCACCATAGCAGGAGACGCAGATCTCTGCCCAGCCTGGCGGGCATCCTGAGGGGAATCCCTGGCAATGCAG ATATTTCCGGAGAGTATGTGTATTCTGACACAACACGACATCGTATGGTGTTCGACATGGAGGCGAGGATTCCGGATAACAGCGAAGTGACCATGGCAGAGCTGAAGCTTTACCAGCGGGCATCCTTCCATAAACGCTTTGCAGTGGAAAGGAAGAATCACAGGCCCGTGAACAACGCCCGCGTCAGCATCTACTGGGTGGAGGTCCTGCCAAATGGATCTAACCGGACATCGCTGATAGATTCACG GTTGATCCCCATTCACGAAACCGGCTGGAAGAGCTTTGATGTGACGCAGGCGGTGCACTATTGGTCCAAGAGCCAGCAGAGGACACCTATGCACCTGGAGGTGTGGATCGAGGGCGAGAGACCTGGCAGCTACGCGGCAGAGATGGCCAAGAGTGTGCGCTTTACCACCCAGGAGCAGACAGACAACACCTTGGGAAAGCCTGAGCTCATCCTATACACACTCAACCTCGAAGAATACGG TTCTCGTGGAGACTGCGACGTCACCCAAAACAAAGACACCTGCTGCAGAGAACAGTACTTCGTCAACTTCAGAGCCCTCACGTGGACGCAGTACTGGATCATCGAGCCTGCTGGGTACCAGGCTTTCAGATGCACCGGAGGCTGCAAGCAGCCAAAGAGGAACTACGGCTACGGAGAGCGGCGGTGTACGGTGTCCGAGAGTGCCCCGTTACCGATCATGTACCTGGTGAAGAAGGGGGACTACACTGAGATAGAAGTGGCCGAATTCCCCAACATGATAGTAGAGAGGTGTTCGTGCACGATGGACAATATGTCCACAGTATGA